In the genome of Primulina tabacum isolate GXHZ01 chromosome 13, ASM2559414v2, whole genome shotgun sequence, the window CTCAGGTGCAGCATAGAACTTCTGTTGTGCAGATTTCTTATACTTATTTCACTTTTATCCATTTCAATTTATGAACAAAAAGCTAGCGTCACTTCTTACGATCGAACGGACCATTCCAAGGACCACCCACATTGTAGCTTATCGACACAATTAATATCATGCTTATAAAAGTAGCACTGCACCGGTATTCCTTCCAACTTAAAGTTTCTGAAATAAGTAGTACTCATGCAATTTCCAGATCAAAAGTCCCTGCATAACCAGAAACGGTGAGGTTTACATCATCTTTCATTAATTGAAAATGGCAATGCCAGCTATGTATTTACTTCTTCTGTGGCTCAAAGCAAGAGAAGCTATATAGTAAAGATAAATTGCAGCTAACTTCATTAAATGTAACGATCGAGAAGAAAAGACAGTGGGGGAATACTCAACCGTAACGTTGAAAGTTTGTTGTTATGTCTCCCTATATAAACACCTGATTTTGAGTTCCGAATTCATCAGAAGTTCATTGGGTTTCATATAAAGTTACCGAGTGATATCATGACTCGTACTTTTTTGCTTCTCGTGCTTTTGGGTGTGCTTTTTGGGGAGGGTGATGCAAGGAAGCTCCAAGGTTCGTTTGATGATGACAAGAATTTCTTTCACGGCCCTGGATCTGTACCAAGAACATATGGTGGCATTGGGGCaggagggggtggtggaggcGGTGGAGGTGGCGGAGGACTGGGTGGCGGCTCTGGCTTTGGTGGAGGGGCAGGCgcaggaggtggtggtggtggtggattcGGGGGTGGCGGAGGATATGGAGGTGGTGGCGGCGGTGGTGTTGGTGGGGGGTCTGGTTATGGTGGAGGGGCTGGCTTCGGTGGTGGAGTGGGGAGTGGCGGCGGAGTTGGAGGAGGCTTTGGTGGAGGCGGTGGAGGTGGTTTGGGCGGTGGCGGCGCCGGGTATGGGTTTGGCGGTGGAGCAGGTGGAGGTGGTGGATTTCCTTGATGCATGCATGGTCTACAAAAACATCCTCTATTAATACAAACAACAATGTgaaatttttaatgtttaaataAACTATGTAAGAAGAAGCTCTGATATTCAATTATTTCCATCTctcttttttatatatttatcgaTCGAATTGAAAGAACAAATTCTATCAGAAAttcatataaattttgtttatgacttatgaatttgtttttattatttgtcacacaatttatcatatttgtattacataactgaatatatcaaaaatcatttcatatttcattaattaatgacTTAAAAAAATTGGTTATACTAACACTGATTTGGAATCGAGGAAATATGGCTATATTCGGTTTATTTTCTGGAAATGTATTTCTACCTCTagaaattaaatcaaatattgATATATACATAATCTTTTGCAAACACGTCTTATTTAggtttggcaatcccacaaatTAACAAACAAGAAGATGGACCGATACATAAAGTACAGTAACTCCAAATTAGATTAAGAGTTTTCTACGGGTCACGGCGTAACATGCTTGACTTTAGAGTTTTTAAACGATGAACTTTCGAAAACAAGATGCATATTGTTGATATTAGTAATATGTATATTAAATCTTTTATATCTCTCATTCTGATGTGAGTTCAGTTCATTTGGTGTGATTTCTATCTTTTAGGTATTATCCATCCATATTGTGGACTATGTACAACCTTGAGAATTTCGACTCCAAATGTCACATAAATAATCTCAAATGTTGTCTACGGTGACAATTTTCTTTAAGGTTGAAAACTCCaaattttaatgaaattatttgcTTGACACTCGATTTCGATTTGCATGCTCGAAATTAGGGGTGAGTGTCGGTTCATTTAGTCGAAACCAGTCCGAAATATTTTGGATAGCCGAAATTCCGACACACGGGTACCCGAAATTAGaatcattattttaaaatttatatattaaaatcttGTTTTAGCAACAATTTAAAGCCTAAAAACCTAAAATGCTGACCAATATAGTtattaaaggaaaaaaaaagacaaaaccGATCAGGTGACAGTcaagaatctttatctgtgagatgggtcaatcctaccgatattcacaataaaaagtaatagacttagcataaaaagcaatacgttttcatggatgacccaaataagatatccgtatcacaaaatacgatccgtgagaccgtctcacacaagtttttgcctacaaAAGTTGGTTCGGGAATCAACTTACAGAATAAATTTAAGTTAGTAAAGCAAaagactaattttttttttaaaaaaattatatttaatatgtaattgtgTACCCGACTTAATTTCGAGtaacgaaaataataataatggacGGGTTTACGGTAGAAACACTATATTTTGAAAAGTAACAGAGGCCGAGAACCTAAAACTCAAACCCGAATGTCCATCCCTGCTAAGTTATATATCATGATTTATATTAAAAGTAAAAGACTTCTTAAAAGTTTTACAATGTGACAAATACTTGTATGTTGACTTTACACAAAATTGGATATTGGATTCAGGAGTTGATCAGTACTTTGTCCTAAATCTTTGCTTGTTTGTTTCTAATTTTTGTTGCATGAATCTCCCACCTAATACAATGTTTACAAGTAGTGCCTTGTTCTTGTTTTTGCATAGCTAACATCCAACTGGCCTATCCAAACTTGCAAGGGATTGTTGGTTGGATTAGTTTCAATCAAAAAACTAGTTGACTTTCTTGGAGCAATCGGATTTAAACACTTGACCAAATCCTCATATTACATTACATTCTTAAAAAGTTAGTATGTGTTGACACCCAAACATTCTACGATTGCGTCATCTTTCACTCCTCAAACTCAAAGTCAACTCCACCGCCATGTGTGAAATGCAACGTCTGGTGGACAGGGCGGTGCTGATCTCTACTTCCACTCTAccaatatttcaataattttttactTGTCGTATTCGTTAGTTAGACCGTCAACACAAATATTATGTTTATCGAGTCAATATtgctcataaaaaaaaaaaataaaattatgtcgatattattacttttcagtacaagtaTAGATCGAGTCGACTCGTCTCTCGAATATAGTTATGTAAGATTGCATCACATGAGATTTGCTAAAATTTTactgacaaaaacttgtgtgagacggtctcacgagttgtgttttgtgagacggatctcttatttgggtcatccatgaaaaaatatcattttttatgctaagggtattgcttttattgtgaatatcggtagggttgacccgtatcacagataaatattcgtgagaccgtctcacaagatacctactcaattttactatttaattaaagttGAGATTCATATACTAACTTCTAATTAATTTGaacttttatataaaattataattatactcTCATTATAAAACTTTATTGATATCTTTGTTTTTTAATTCTGAATCCTatctttatttatatttttattttttttaaatccaaaATGGAGAGATGTGTTACATTATGTATATTCTTCATTTACAAAATTCGaatttttggataaattttCCCTTTTGTTGGTCACGTAAAGTTTATAAATTGATTAACTTTTTGTATTAAAACGATAAAGatagaagaaaaaggtaaaagTTGATAAAAAGGATTCCattgaaattctctcaaaaatggCTGAAACATTTTTCTCAGTATCATCACTGCAAATGACTGGAACTGTATCGACACCATCAAGAATGCTATTTACAACGTTAAAACAATCGAACAATGAATCCTCAACGGCAATTGAGGTCTGAAAATCTTCATCGCGAACATCCGAAGACGTGTCGGATTCCGAAGCAATGGAGTCTTGTTCGGAATCTTGGTTCACTGATTCCAGACATTCTTCGATCTCTGCAGAATATCTCACCGTCACCCAATCGTCATCCTCGGCCGGCGCCCAATCtggaaatttaagatttgatgaAAAAGGCACGTCTGTAAACAGATCCTTGATCCTGTTCGCGGGAGATACCAAAGTAGAAGAAATGTTCGTTGCATTTCTTGAAGAATCAGATTCTTCCAGCGAATCCCAGAAGCCCTGATCCATGACACTGGTAGGAGATTTCCTGGTGAACTCCTCCCTGATTTCTCCACAACTTTCACCCAGAAAATCGTGCTGCAAAAGCTCAGCCGCCGTCCACCGCTCATTCCGATCCCTTGTCAAGCACTTGCTCAAGAAATCCTTTCCGTTGTCCGAAAACAAGGCCGGAATTTCCGGGACATCGCCTGAATTTGCGATTCTGTAGAGGGCCGATACAGGATCCTTCATCTCCGGCCAAGGATTAGACCCTGTGGCCATCTCAATCACTGTACAACCCAAAGACCATATATCAGCAGGAAAGCTTTGCTCTTCACCGCGAGCAACTTCCGGGGCCATGTAAGCCGGAGTTCCGGCGAACATTTCTTTCGAAAAGTTGCTTGATTCCACACGGTGTGCACACCCGAAATCAGCTATCTTCAACCCGCCATCTTCGCCAATCAATATGTTTTGCCCCTTGATGTCACGATGCACGATTCCATTCAGGTGAAGATAACTCAATCCCAGAAGAATCTGATGCGCGTAGAATTGAATCAATCGTCCGTCCAACGAACCACCCTGCCTAGCAATCTGCTCCGAGATCGTGCCGCCAGAGACATACTCCAAGAAAATATTGTAAACAGGTTTATGGTTCTCGAAAGTGGTACCAGAACCGAAGCATTTGACTACATAAGGAGAGGAAAGCTGAGAAATCAAAGAGTGCTCTTTCTGTAACAACATAGAAGAAGATAGATCGGCGGACTTAACCGCGAACAGCTCTCCGGCAACGGAGGTGGCAAGATACACCGCCGCAGAGGACCCTTTACCGATCGGAGGGCCCCTTGTCCAGTCCATAATCCACACAAGAGGGggaaagagagagagagaattgGTGAAGTGTGAAgctttttttgttttcttggtTTTGAATTGATGCTTGGGGTCGAACCATATATATACGCACTCGTGAATTCAAAACCAAGAAAACATGTGTGTATTTGAAGGAAAAACAAAacatttgattattttaattaattattaattaaattaaaatttcaaaacaaaattaaattttttgtagCTCTAAAATTAATCCCACAAAATATTGATGCTTAAAACACGATAATATTTGAGAAATGGTTCGACTTTTAAAGTAAAAGTGatactaataaaataaaatgcatttaatttatttatgagaGTTTTCGGTGAGAATCTTGATGGAGTATTCCTCCACGATACGAGGACGACGGCCATACACTTTTCGTTTCAGTTTCTTCTaatttctttattattattattattattattattattattattttcatgaCCAAGGAATATGCCGATGTTATCTGAGTTCATGTTGGGTTGTAAATTATATTGGACaagttttttatataatatgttTGTCGGAGAAAGTGTTGGTAGAAAGAATAAAACACATGATCATTCACCTTCTCTATCAAACCAGACACATGATGAGTTTATTATTATCACAAAACTCTTATGAAAACCGTCTCATAGAATAATTTTTTGAGATTCAATCTAACTCACGGAAAGatatttattttcgaaaaaaatacTCTATTATTATATATAGAAGGTAAAATATAGTGACACGTGGCGCAAGGAATTGTAATAGAAGAGAATAGGCCGTCTGGCGCGTTGGCTTAGGTTGGCAACAATGAAATGCGGTCCACATGGAGACACACTGCCACAATACGGAGCtgtattttattgatttttaaaaaaaaataaaaaataataacataATAAGTAAAATTTACCTCACAATTTTAATCTTATTCactaattttaattataaagtCTCATctacatataaaataaaataatatatgttATTCTCCTCCGATTAAATTTGAAGGACACCGAGAAATTCAAGAACCAAACAAATCGATGTTCGTGTACCGAATAAAAAGCAGAATGATTTTAaacatgacaaaaacttgtgtgacacagtctcacgggtcgtattttgtgagacagatctcttattggagttattcatgaaaaagtattacttttcatgctaagagtattactttttattgtgaatatcagtaggattgacacgtctcacagataaagattcgtgagaccgtcttacaagagatttactttttaaaatacttaaaaacaTTCAAACTGTTTCTCCAATTAATAAAAATGATAGAGAAAGTAATATATCTTTCTTTGTAATTTCGAGTTTTCGGGGAATTTTCAGGTTGATCGAGGTTACGATGACCAAAGACACCAAgtcaatttttattaattttgcaCGAAATTAATATGAAAATACTCAAAAAGAGTGCCGTGAGGAATACAAAATCTTGGAAATTCGAACGAAGGCCAAAAGCGCGGCGGATATGGGCCATAGACGGTCATccacttttaaatttaaataaaaaaaactaaaaataatacataattaaatttataagaTTGTGACGTCACTCCTCATTCCACATCTTGCTTCAACTCATATTTAACATGGACCTCGATTAGGAATTTTGACTTCTCTCTGTTGGTAGAGTGCTCGCTAAAGCCTTTGCGACGACGGCTCACAATCGGAGATATAAAAGCATTTCGATGACATTAATCTGCATATCTGAATGtgcataaaattaatttcatagTGGTCATAAGTACATGAACAACACATGGAGTAATGCTatcttatattttaataaaacatatttaattGATCacttaaattcaaaataaatatatgtgaAGATCGTCGTATAATCGATTGAACACGTGGTATTAAAACATAAGAGGATTGTTACTCCTGTTGTAACTTGTAGCATAAACTCAACAAAGTCTTACTCATGAGCATAATCCAAGATTTAATGTGTTTTCCCCCTTTAAGGGAAGGAGTTGATTTCAAGAAAAActaatcattttttaaaaaaaatttaatctttaTATTGTAAAAAAGTATATGTACAAGaaatttctttattttgttCACTACCaaaccaaaaattaaaaaaaaaattaaaaaaaattcatcattattattttttttttttgtcaaattttCAGTGTTGATATTGGTATTTAAGTAGGAGTGCGTATGCGAATGATTGTATGGGTCACGATTTCATAATGATATATATTAAGGAAGAAGAAATCGCCGTAATAATGAGAATCTTTCGCATTGAGGGGGTTGGGATGGCAGTTGTGGTGGCAAAGTAGATGCATCGGCCAATCCTTTTTACTTTGAAAAAAGAGATTTGGCCacatttattattaaaataccCAATTAAATATGCCttatttattatagattatatcTCACTCCATGTGATGTGATAAAGACAAGAATTCAAACATTAAAATGATGTTCCAACTAAAACAGTTACAAACAAAGGTGCATGGCAAATAGATTTAGCAACTAAATCAGAACGGATAAGTTAATTGAATCATTGGATTTTGAGATTGATTATGGAGTTTTGAGTACGAAACTATATTTGGCATTATATGGCTCAATAAAAACATAGTCATCGTGGCTCCTATGATTGATTGGTTGATATTTGAGATTTGATGGGGCGTTGTCGATATTATCATACGGATATTCCCTTATACTTGATTAAGGGCAGTGTGTCTGCTCgaacattgatttgatagcgattcgattgattatGATACACGATCAATGATGACTATTTGACCTGATGTATCCATGATATGCATGCATTACATATCATATGTCACTGTGTAGATACATCTTGTATTTATTATGGTTATTCCATGCGGAGCATTTGCTCTCCTCCCAACggaagctgttgttgtctttgtgcgTTGATAACGATAGGTACTCCATGTTATCAGAAGAgcagatatggtacttctggagggagtcacatcTGAGTTGAGGTTGAGTAGTTTATCTCAATATATCGTCCCTTGgactttattatatattatttttaattttaatattataatcaGCAATTTTCGGATTTATTGTAAGGAAAATTTTACGTGTTTTCcgttataattaattaactctaATCAAATTGTATTATAATAATGATTAGGAGTGAAGAAGCTCACATAATGCAACGAAAACGAGTTGATCCATTCCTAGCATGGTtgtaaaaaacatttaaaatgcaACATCAAAAGTTTGGCGTGAAAGTTTAAACGAAAGCGTTGGAAAGAATAACATAAAGCAAAGCAAGATGTTGCAACAACTCAACCCCTTCTTGGAAAGTAGATTCTGTCAGCTTAAAATATGCAACCGCCCCAACTCCATAGAAGGCGTTAGTTGACAGTTAAATCCTTGGTCCCTTAATGGTAGGCGGTGATACTAATGAAATGATTCATCTTTTCAATCTGTAATCCCCAAAATTGAGTGGCGTAACCAACAAGGTTAAAGTGtttgtgtgtctatatatatatatatatatatatacttgcgATTATATACATGAGACACAGGTTCTTTTGTAGTTGTTCGTGgtaaaaataaatcattaaaaaaattaaaataataagatAAAGATATTTTTGTAATCTCAAAAGTTATATGTAACCAACATTCTGTTTAAACCTCATTGTAC includes:
- the LOC142522219 gene encoding uncharacterized protein LOC142522219, which encodes MTRTFLLLVLLGVLFGEGDARKLQGSFDDDKNFFHGPGSVPRTYGGIGAGGGGGGGGGGGGLGGGSGFGGGAGAGGGGGGGFGGGGGYGGGGGGGVGGGSGYGGGAGFGGGVGSGGGVGGGFGGGGGGGLGGGGAGYGFGGGAGGGGGFP
- the LOC142522024 gene encoding mitogen-activated protein kinase kinase kinase 18, encoding MDWTRGPPIGKGSSAAVYLATSVAGELFAVKSADLSSSMLLQKEHSLISQLSSPYVVKCFGSGTTFENHKPVYNIFLEYVSGGTISEQIARQGGSLDGRLIQFYAHQILLGLSYLHLNGIVHRDIKGQNILIGEDGGLKIADFGCAHRVESSNFSKEMFAGTPAYMAPEVARGEEQSFPADIWSLGCTVIEMATGSNPWPEMKDPVSALYRIANSGDVPEIPALFSDNGKDFLSKCLTRDRNERWTAAELLQHDFLGESCGEIREEFTRKSPTSVMDQGFWDSLEESDSSRNATNISSTLVSPANRIKDLFTDVPFSSNLKFPDWAPAEDDDWVTVRYSAEIEECLESVNQDSEQDSIASESDTSSDVRDEDFQTSIAVEDSLFDCFNVVNSILDGVDTVPVICSDDTEKNVSAIFERISMESFLSTFTFFFYLYRFNTKS